The Narcine bancroftii isolate sNarBan1 chromosome 11, sNarBan1.hap1, whole genome shotgun sequence genome has a window encoding:
- the LOC138745592 gene encoding actin nucleation-promoting factor WASL-like isoform X2, producing the protein MRVEPRVKELSVPLRLRPSTPPPPQQFGTDSPPLCQDLPDRPHTPPTPPPGTLSLPPPPDRPHTLPPGPTPQCPRTAEGQALVARWGRAPTTTINRPPPHRPPEQGGRQAGYTGQAARLSFRFQPPPPCKARPPDPSLPAPSLNPHGVVHSVGWHEILPFPRKGRRVRGWGEGEGQGQPSSTVSGSSAPRPPTPTGIAAARCQGFENKEHMQTRAIPCQQIQVRSDKRQDLYSINLLETVDSYTLGIRRVRCCLTS; encoded by the exons ATGCGAGTGGAGCCGAGGGTCAAGGAGCTGTCGGTCCCTTTAAGGCTCCGGccgtctacccccccccccccccaacaattcgGGACCGATTCCCCCCCCCTTTGCCAGGACCTCCCAGATCGGCCGCacactcctcccacccccccccccgggaccctatccctccccccgcccccagaCCGACCGCACACACTCCCTCCGGGACCGACCCCCCAATGTCCACGGACCGCGGAGGGACAGGCTTTGGTTGCCCGGTGGGGACGGGCCCCCACCACGACGATAAACCGCCCCCCGCCGCACAGACCCCCCGAGCAGGGTGGACGGCAGGCCGGCTACACAGGGCAGGCGGCGCGTCTTTCCTTCcgcttccaacccccccccccctgtaaaGCCCGGCCCCCAGATCCCTCCCTCCCCGCTCCCTCTCTGAACCCACACGGCGTGGTTCACAGCGTTGGGTGGCACGAAATCCTCCCCTTCCCCCGGAAAGGCCGCCGTGTGCggggctggggggagggagaggggcaagGCCAGCCCTCGTCCACGGTGTCAGGGTCCAGCGCCCCCCGGCCACCCACTCCAACCGGGATCGCAGCCGCACGGTGCCAAGGCTTCGAG AATAAGGAACATATGCAAACTCGAGCAATCCCCTGCCAGCAAATCCAGGTTCGATCAG ACAaaagacaagacctctacagtATTAATCTGTTGGAAACTGTGGATAGCTAcacattgggaatcagaagagTCAG atgctgtctgaccagctga
- the LOC138745592 gene encoding actin nucleation-promoting factor WASL-like isoform X1 — translation MRVEPRVKELSVPLRLRPSTPPPPQQFGTDSPPLCQDLPDRPHTPPTPPPGTLSLPPPPDRPHTLPPGPTPQCPRTAEGQALVARWGRAPTTTINRPPPHRPPEQGGRQAGYTGQAARLSFRFQPPPPCKARPPDPSLPAPSLNPHGVVHSVGWHEILPFPRKGRRVRGWGEGEGQGQPSSTVSGSSAPRPPTPTGIAAARCQGFEMLSDQLSTSSVSVILSHSHSCLGTTVLGLIRWWIHQRANSMKATKHAESHIHSYVQNCEVHRDGSKEC, via the exons ATGCGAGTGGAGCCGAGGGTCAAGGAGCTGTCGGTCCCTTTAAGGCTCCGGccgtctacccccccccccccccaacaattcgGGACCGATTCCCCCCCCCTTTGCCAGGACCTCCCAGATCGGCCGCacactcctcccacccccccccccgggaccctatccctccccccgcccccagaCCGACCGCACACACTCCCTCCGGGACCGACCCCCCAATGTCCACGGACCGCGGAGGGACAGGCTTTGGTTGCCCGGTGGGGACGGGCCCCCACCACGACGATAAACCGCCCCCCGCCGCACAGACCCCCCGAGCAGGGTGGACGGCAGGCCGGCTACACAGGGCAGGCGGCGCGTCTTTCCTTCcgcttccaacccccccccccctgtaaaGCCCGGCCCCCAGATCCCTCCCTCCCCGCTCCCTCTCTGAACCCACACGGCGTGGTTCACAGCGTTGGGTGGCACGAAATCCTCCCCTTCCCCCGGAAAGGCCGCCGTGTGCggggctggggggagggagaggggcaagGCCAGCCCTCGTCCACGGTGTCAGGGTCCAGCGCCCCCCGGCCACCCACTCCAACCGGGATCGCAGCCGCACGGTGCCAAGGCTTCGAG atgctgtctgaccagctgagcACTTCCAGCGTTTCTGTAATTTTGTCTCATTCTCACTCCTGCCTTGGAACGACGGTTCTGGGGCTCATTCGTTGGTGGATTCATCAAAGAGCAAATTCAATGAAAGCTACCAAACATGCTGAATCTCACATTCATTCTTATGTACAAAATTGTGAAGTCCACAGAGATGGGTCCAAGGAGTGCTAA
- the LOC138745592 gene encoding actin nucleation-promoting factor WASL-like isoform X5 codes for MRVEPRVKELSVPLRLRPSTPPPPQQFGTDSPPLCQDLPDRPHTPPTPPPGTLSLPPPPDRPHTLPPGPTPQCPRTAEGQALVARWGRAPTTTINRPPPHRPPEQGGRQAGYTGQAARLSFRFQPPPPCKARPPDPSLPAPSLNPHGVVHSVGWHEILPFPRKGRRVRGWGEGEGQGQPSSTVSGSSAPRPPTPTGIAAARCQGFENKEHMQTRAIPCQQIQVRSDAV; via the exons ATGCGAGTGGAGCCGAGGGTCAAGGAGCTGTCGGTCCCTTTAAGGCTCCGGccgtctacccccccccccccccaacaattcgGGACCGATTCCCCCCCCCTTTGCCAGGACCTCCCAGATCGGCCGCacactcctcccacccccccccccgggaccctatccctccccccgcccccagaCCGACCGCACACACTCCCTCCGGGACCGACCCCCCAATGTCCACGGACCGCGGAGGGACAGGCTTTGGTTGCCCGGTGGGGACGGGCCCCCACCACGACGATAAACCGCCCCCCGCCGCACAGACCCCCCGAGCAGGGTGGACGGCAGGCCGGCTACACAGGGCAGGCGGCGCGTCTTTCCTTCcgcttccaacccccccccccctgtaaaGCCCGGCCCCCAGATCCCTCCCTCCCCGCTCCCTCTCTGAACCCACACGGCGTGGTTCACAGCGTTGGGTGGCACGAAATCCTCCCCTTCCCCCGGAAAGGCCGCCGTGTGCggggctggggggagggagaggggcaagGCCAGCCCTCGTCCACGGTGTCAGGGTCCAGCGCCCCCCGGCCACCCACTCCAACCGGGATCGCAGCCGCACGGTGCCAAGGCTTCGAG AATAAGGAACATATGCAAACTCGAGCAATCCCCTGCCAGCAAATCCAGGTTCGATCAG atgctgtctga
- the LOC138745592 gene encoding actin nucleation-promoting factor WASL-like isoform X3: protein MRVEPRVKELSVPLRLRPSTPPPPQQFGTDSPPLCQDLPDRPHTPPTPPPGTLSLPPPPDRPHTLPPGPTPQCPRTAEGQALVARWGRAPTTTINRPPPHRPPEQGGRQAGYTGQAARLSFRFQPPPPCKARPPDPSLPAPSLNPHGVVHSVGWHEILPFPRKGRRVRGWGEGEGQGQPSSTVSGSSAPRPPTPTGIAAARCQGFENKEHMQTRAIPCQQIQTKDKTSTVLICWKLWIATHWESEESDAV from the exons ATGCGAGTGGAGCCGAGGGTCAAGGAGCTGTCGGTCCCTTTAAGGCTCCGGccgtctacccccccccccccccaacaattcgGGACCGATTCCCCCCCCCTTTGCCAGGACCTCCCAGATCGGCCGCacactcctcccacccccccccccgggaccctatccctccccccgcccccagaCCGACCGCACACACTCCCTCCGGGACCGACCCCCCAATGTCCACGGACCGCGGAGGGACAGGCTTTGGTTGCCCGGTGGGGACGGGCCCCCACCACGACGATAAACCGCCCCCCGCCGCACAGACCCCCCGAGCAGGGTGGACGGCAGGCCGGCTACACAGGGCAGGCGGCGCGTCTTTCCTTCcgcttccaacccccccccccctgtaaaGCCCGGCCCCCAGATCCCTCCCTCCCCGCTCCCTCTCTGAACCCACACGGCGTGGTTCACAGCGTTGGGTGGCACGAAATCCTCCCCTTCCCCCGGAAAGGCCGCCGTGTGCggggctggggggagggagaggggcaagGCCAGCCCTCGTCCACGGTGTCAGGGTCCAGCGCCCCCCGGCCACCCACTCCAACCGGGATCGCAGCCGCACGGTGCCAAGGCTTCGAG AATAAGGAACATATGCAAACTCGAGCAATCCCCTGCCAGCAAATCCAG ACAaaagacaagacctctacagtATTAATCTGTTGGAAACTGTGGATAGCTAcacattgggaatcagaagagTCAG atgctgtctga
- the LOC138745592 gene encoding actin nucleation-promoting factor WASL-like isoform X4 — translation MRVEPRVKELSVPLRLRPSTPPPPQQFGTDSPPLCQDLPDRPHTPPTPPPGTLSLPPPPDRPHTLPPGPTPQCPRTAEGQALVARWGRAPTTTINRPPPHRPPEQGGRQAGYTGQAARLSFRFQPPPPCKARPPDPSLPAPSLNPHGVVHSVGWHEILPFPRKGRRVRGWGEGEGQGQPSSTVSGSSAPRPPTPTGIAAARCQGFETKDKTSTVLICWKLWIATHWESEESDAV, via the exons ATGCGAGTGGAGCCGAGGGTCAAGGAGCTGTCGGTCCCTTTAAGGCTCCGGccgtctacccccccccccccccaacaattcgGGACCGATTCCCCCCCCCTTTGCCAGGACCTCCCAGATCGGCCGCacactcctcccacccccccccccgggaccctatccctccccccgcccccagaCCGACCGCACACACTCCCTCCGGGACCGACCCCCCAATGTCCACGGACCGCGGAGGGACAGGCTTTGGTTGCCCGGTGGGGACGGGCCCCCACCACGACGATAAACCGCCCCCCGCCGCACAGACCCCCCGAGCAGGGTGGACGGCAGGCCGGCTACACAGGGCAGGCGGCGCGTCTTTCCTTCcgcttccaacccccccccccctgtaaaGCCCGGCCCCCAGATCCCTCCCTCCCCGCTCCCTCTCTGAACCCACACGGCGTGGTTCACAGCGTTGGGTGGCACGAAATCCTCCCCTTCCCCCGGAAAGGCCGCCGTGTGCggggctggggggagggagaggggcaagGCCAGCCCTCGTCCACGGTGTCAGGGTCCAGCGCCCCCCGGCCACCCACTCCAACCGGGATCGCAGCCGCACGGTGCCAAGGCTTCGAG ACAaaagacaagacctctacagtATTAATCTGTTGGAAACTGTGGATAGCTAcacattgggaatcagaagagTCAG atgctgtctga